TATGCACTACATTTAGTAATCAGCTCATAACTTTGGGATTCTAACccacatattatttcaaaaaatatttgataaatattcaGAATGGGACAGTTAAGTTGTTGATAAATATTCAGAATGTTGTAACATTTTCTAGAACAATTACACAACTAGCATGTCAAGATAGTTGCTTGCTCACTGCTGCATAAGTGAAGAAAACaaaattgatgtgtggcatcataaataaaaataaataaatgttcaCAATCCATGAACAAGCATGGATCATTTCAGTTGATAATAAAATAGGAGAACACCATTTGGTGATGCAAGAAAtggtaatgaaaatgtaaaaaggtATTTTGATGGTTCATAATTTCATCAGCAATATTGCTCTGCTCCTTACGAAGCTCATTGACAAGAAATGATCTATGAGGAGAATCACAAATAGTTGAGATCTAAAGATTTTGTTGCCATTGTTGCATGGTTTTCAGAAAGCTAAGGCAAAATGAAACAACTGTAGCTCCaatcaaaaatttaaatcttagcCCAAGACTGATTCCAAAAATAGGTTGGACTGGTACTACACTTGTGCTCCCATGACATATCACCCAGTGCTGCCTGTAtcaatgaaataataataataataataataatttcgatTCTGTCTGGCACCTACCTATATGATGCTTGGTCAGACCTTCCAACAGTTCCCTCAAATACTGCTTCATCTAAAGTGCAACAACATtcttttaaatgaaaaaaaaaaacatgacaaATTCATAATCTATAGTACCAAAATTTTATCCTATGTTATCTACCAAGGGTGACTTCCTTTAATGACCTAGCCAATCACATCCTCTCTAACATTTTCATCAGCCTAACGCTATCTAATTTGCGATGGCACTCCTAGTTTAACAAACATACATGACATAAAAAGGTATTTTGATGGCTCGTAATTTCACCGGTAATATTGCTATTTACGAAGCTCATTGACAAGAAATGATCCATGAGGTGAATCACAAATAGTCGAGATCTAAAGATTTTGTTGCCATTGTTGCATGGTTTTCAGAAAGCTAAGGCAAAACGAAACAACTGTAGCTCCAATCAAAAATTTAAATCATAGCCCAAGACTGATTCCAAAAATAGGTCGGGACTGGTACTACACTTGTGCTCCGATGGCATATCACCCAGTGTTGCCTGTAtcaatgaaaaaataataataataataataatttcgatTTTGTCTGGCACCTACCTATATGATGCTTGGTCAGACCTTCCAACAGTTCCCTCAAATACTACTTCATCTAAAGTGCAACAACATTCTTTTAAATGAAAAAAACATGACAAATTCATAATCTGTAGTACCAAAATTTTATCCTATTTTATCTATCAAGGGCGACTTCCTCTAATGACCTAGCCAATCACATCCTCTCTAACATTTTCATCAGCCAAATGTTATCTAATTTGCGATGGCACTGCTGGTTTAACAAACATACATGACCTAATCAGTGCGTTAGCAAACCACCACACAGTTTGATTCTTTTGATCCTCAACAAGGAGATACACCTCCAACTTATAGTTATGTTCTTAGCCTTTTTATTCTTTTACTTGTAAGACCAAGCGCCATATACTACATAACATAATCTTTTAAATGTTAACAAGTATCAAGTCAAGGAAATTGCTTCTCAATCATCCAATTTCCCACGACCTAAGGCCTGGTTTTAGATTCCTCTGGATTTCTTCCTATATTTTTCTACTAACAATCAGTATTACTATGACCAAGTTTTAAGTCTTGTAAGTTCTGTTTGCATCACAAGATCCCAACACAAATTAGCATCTAGTCAgctaacaaaagaagaagaaaaaataaaagggtGAAAAACAAATAATCATGTTCTTAAAATCGAGTATTAATGTTTTGTGCTAGGCAACAAGTGTGCACGAAAGAAAACAATCCGTCATAATATGAATTAAAGATGTTTCGTTTTCTTTCTACATAGAAAAGCCCCACAAAAGACCTCAGTTCAATACTAACAATAAAGACGAAGGACAAACCCTGCTAGCTCAGATGCCATAATTAAACACAGGGAGACTTTTTATATCACTTTGATAgcagataaaaaagaaaaacccaTCAGTAATCATCGCGTGATGTAAACAATATGTCTCATAATTGGAAACCCTGATTTCACTGTATGAGATCCTTCCCTTTCTGTTGCGTTTCTGCTTTCGTCTTAGGGTTTCTTGTTTCTTCATGGCACTAAAACCCTAACAAATTTGGCATCAAGAAACAAGAAACCCCAGACTGTTAGAAGAAACAAAACAATAGGCAGAGGATCACATACTTTGCAAGCCGACACCCTACCAAGAGTTGGCGGGGTTCGTTATCCCGGAGAAAATCCTAAAGTTCCAGTgctaagaagaagaaagcaaaccCACGAAAGCAGAAACAAGACAATAGGAGAAGGAACTGACCCCGAAGCTCCCGCGCGGATCGGGAAGAACATAAAGAACCGCGCGATGATCCGCGCCGACAGCCGAATCGCTCGCGTGCTTGcatcaagaaagaaaaggaaaccaATCGGCCAACAAGACAATAGAAGAAGGAACTGACCCCGAGCTCCTCCCCGACGAAATCGAAATCGACGGTCATGGACTTGCTGGCGCGGACAGGGAAGAACTCAAAGAACCACGCGGGATGATCCGCGCCGACAGCCGCTTCGCTCGCGTGCTAccatcaagaaagaaaaagaaaccaaTCGACCAACAAGACAATATGAGAAGGAACtgaccccgagctccttcccaacGAAATCGAAATCGACGGTCATGGACTTGCTGGCGCGGACCGGGAAGAACTTAAAGAACGACGGGATGATCCGCGCCGACAGCCGCTTCGATCGCGTGCTtccatcaagaaagaaaaaagaaaccaaaTCAGCTAACAGAAAACCATCGAAATCGAAACCCTAGATACCGAAAGAGGACCGGGAAAGAAAGGAAGGGAGAGATGgttagagaaagaagaggaggtaaAGATCTGGGACTTGTCCCTGGCGTGGCGGAGGCGCTCCCCACGATCGTAGAGCTTCTGGACCTCCGGGGAGTCGTCGGCGCTAGCGGGAAACATGGCGCCGGAGACGAAAGGAGCTAGCGGAAGCCCTTTAGCGTGAGGCGGTGGAATAAGCGAATCGTGGAAGGCTACAAAGAGTATTCAATTTTGAATTGAGGCGCCGAGCGAAGCATTCGGGCGCCCATATATATCGGGGCACAAAGGTGTATTAAGTCTTTCCATATGTATGAGGACGTAGAGGGACTCATTGGGCCCATTACTGTATCTAACCGGGCTCTAACGGTCCGATTCGACCCAAGAACGCGGTTGGGTCTTGCTCACCTCATCGGCCCAAACGCCATTGCTGGGCCGGCGCTTCCTACAAGCGTCTTTGAACCGGATCGAAATGCGATAATTGGATTTGATGAACTGTTCTTTCTTCTTGTATATTAAAATACCTTTGTATAATGTTTgccaattaatattaattattgttatttttaCATGCAAAAATTGAGAACTTCAACTGTTTTTCCTTAGAATAATTGCATCAAAATCGGATTATGATTAAGAAATCATGATATTATGACTTCTTTAATAATCATGATTTGGTTCTAATTGGAACAGTTTGTAAATTACTTCGATCTGCCATCTTGACCATACTTGTTGTGGTCATACTGTAATGATCATAGTTATAGTAAAGATCGGGTTGGATTTAGATTGAGTCGATGTTGTTGTCTATGGGACCTCAAACAATTCAAGTGGAAACCAATGATGTTATTAAGATCTCGATTACTTTCCATCTCCATAAAGCAATCTGTCTACCTAAACCCACCAATGTTGCTTCACCACAAGTTTCTTTGACTCACTCTACCAAATGGTGGCACCTCGATGGCCATGCAATCATGGTCACTTGGTGGGTAATTAGTTAAGTGAAGGGCGTCGTCTTCCACACCAAAACCAAACAGCACTCACGCTGAGGATGATTGGAGGTGATTCCAAGCTGCTCTTGCACTCAAAGCAAGCAAAAGAACACTAGACATGATGCAGGGCATCATTGCTGAAAACCTCTTGAAGCATGAGATCAGTGCACAGAGATGGTGGTGGGGCTGCTCCCGTTCCATTATACAAGCCTTTGATCTCTCACCTCCGGTCCTTGGTTCGTCCTTCATCCCTATTCAAAATTCAAACACTTAGCAGCAGAATTCCCACCTTCATCGCTCTTCTTCTCTTTCAGCGGCAGCAGGGACAGGAGGAACGAGAGGATGAGCACGGCGAGGTTCATCAAGTGCGTGACGGTCGGCGACGGCGCGGTGGGGAAGACCTGCATGCTCATCTCCTACACCAGCAATATCTTTCCGACGGTAACATCCGAAAGCTTAGCTTTTAGCCGAAGAGTTCGCTCGGTAATCGGGTAGAGCTCAGCTGTGTTTCTCTTGTTTTGATCGACTGCAATAGGATTACGTCCCGACTGTGTTCGACAACTTCAGTGCCAATGTGATAGTTGATGGAAGCACAGTGAACCTCGGGCTTTGGGACACAGCAGGTGAGCTTATTTGCCCCTGTTTACGAGGGACGCACTTCTTCTACTATAGCAGGTTTTGCAAAGTGTTGGTTTCCAAAGCACAAATCTAGAAGATGACAGCAACTTCTCAGTCGATCTGTagtttaagagaagaacaaaatttgatgtaagctgatgcttagagcattgggaTTTCAGGGCAAGAGGACTACAACAGACTCAGACCTCTCAGCTACAGAGGAGCCGATGTGTTTCTTCTAGCATTCTCTCTCATCAGTAAGGCCAGCTACGAGAACGTGTACAAGAAGGTGTATGAATGAATGCCTTCGCCATGTTGTTTTCTCTGAGCTCACAATGCATCGGTTTTGTCTTCGATTTGTATCTCATCGTgctgttttctttcttcttggcAGTGGATTCCCGAGCTGAGACATTACGCTCCTAATGTGCCCATCGTTCTGGTCGGAACTAAACTTGGTAAACAATCGGCACAGTTTCTTAAACCTCTTTAAGCTCATTGAACTCTTTGAAACATGCTAGTCAATGAATTATGTGATCTTAATCTTCAAAAAAAGGAGTAAATTGGATTCCTTGAGGTGCAGATTTACGAGAAGACAGGCAATTTATAATCGATCATCCTGGGACAACACCTATCACAATAGCACAGGCAAGTTTTCCTGCTTCGGATGACTCTGCCAAGCAGTTCTTATCAGCCCAAAACTAAATGTGGCATACTGTTTCATCTGAAACAGGGAGAAGAGCTAAAGAGAATGATAGGTGCGGCCGTCTACATAGAATGCAGTTCCAAGACTCAACAGGTAGTGCGAGGTTAAGAACATCGCATGAAGGTGTAGTGTTGGAGTTATCTGATGACTACTGTATCGATCATTGACTTCTCGTCTTCGTTTTCTTTAGAATGTGAAGGCGGTGTTTGATGCAGCAATAAAGGTCGTTATTTACCCACCAAAGCCAAAGAAAAAGAGCCGAAAGCAGAGGACTTGTCTCATTCTATGAGTGCGGTGACTCTCAAGGATAGTGCAACTCTTTCGTCCTTCTTCCTCTGTTTCTtggttctattctgatggagtgaTGTAATCTCTTGTTCGTGAGAATGTATTTGTCCTGTTGATTCTTTCACCGCATGCAAGAATTGGTCTTTCCCAAAGCTATGAAAGTGATGTGTTGCAATCAGCAATTCGTGTCGAGATTTTTGGGAAATATACGAAAAGAGCCACTTGTAGTGGAAACAAAATCgactcataaatcataaaaatgagAGTACAAATGCATGCAGGAAATTACTCACGATAGCAAACCAGACAACCCATTCGATGCTCTCCTTAGAGAAGACTCCCCATGCACGCCAACCCGACCCACAGAAGCAGAACCCTTTCTGTGATCCTTCCCTCAGGGCTAGCTGCAGAGGGCGCTGCCTCAGCGCTGGCCGAAGGCCCGTCCGCTGCCGGAGAGCCCTTGTTGGGTTTCTCTGGAGCCACCGAGGGAGGCGGCGACGACGCAGGAGGCTTCGCCCCGAAGAGCTCGGCGGGCAGCAAGACCTTGTCCACCGAGTACACCGCCAGTGGGAAGTCCAGATGGAGGTTGTTGTTGACGGGCGTCTCGTTGACCCCCGTCGACACGTTCACCTGGTTGCTGCTGCTGGTGATGTTGACGGTGTAGACGCCGTTGCTCCCGGAGGCCTGCGTGTTCACCGGGTTGCTCGTGGTCTCGAAGGTGGACAAGGTGTAGTACCTGGGCAGGACGTGGTACAGGACCAGCGACACCTGCTCCTGGGTCGTCAGGCTGTTGAGCGTGCCGGGCTTCAGGTTGTTGAAGGCATTGTCGGTGGGGGCGAAGATGGTGAGGCCATTGAAGGAGTTGTTCAGCTGGCTCTCTATCTGCTCGCCGACCTGTGTTTCTTTGAGCAGGCGAAGGAAGGTGCCGTACTGCCCGCCCTTCTCGAGAATGCCGGTGAGGTTGAGCGGCGCTGGCTTAGGACCAGGAGCCACCGCGCCTGTGGCTTGGCAGAAGAGACCGGAGGTggtaaggaggaggaggaggagaaatgtGGGGAGGTCGACGAAGATGGGGGAGGAGGCCATCGGGTCGTGGCGACGCCTAGCCGCTGCTATGGAGGATAACGATGGACACAGAGGAAGTGCACAAGGGGGAGCTTTTGATGGAGAGTTGAGGGAGAGGGAACACGGTGGCATGAGCTGGCCGCTGAAGTTGGCGAGTGAGGCTGAAGCCTATCATGAGGAGGCTGTCCTTTGTCCATTCATGCATTTCATGCCTTGGCCCCTAGAATTCCCATTTCAGATCAGGAGGGCCAGAGCAGAGCATGATCCAGAGAAGGTGACTGCCCAACCACCGATTGCTGTATTCGCCTCTCTCTGATCAAAGATAAGACTAGAATGATCGGTTCTCACTAAAACTTCTCTTTGGCTTGCTTGCTTGGGACTGTCACTTCACAGTGAGTGATCTTGCAGCTCTGTCAAAGATTAGGTAGAACATCCTCCCGTCAATGACTGCCCGTCTTCTGCACGTCACATGGCGCCGGAAGAAGGCACTGATAGGCTCATGGACTCGATTAAGATCCGGGAAAAGACAACTCACCAGCTTGGCGCAAACACGAGCTTCCTTCTCGCTGTAAAGGTGCCAATTCTTCCAGCTCGACATCCCACTTCGTTTGGCAGTATTGGGTTGGAGCATTGCGTCGAGAGCTGAGACAGTCTGGACTCTGTCGTCAATCTTTCTCTTAGCAGGAAGAAGATAAGGAGTTGTATCAACTCAATTGATTATTCATGTCAGAACCAAAACTGATGAAACTAAACGGAAATATTACATCAAAAATTGACATCTTTGGTGCTTTGAATTCTTACATCTTAGCATATATTATGTTCATCGATCAATCTATCCTCTCCCTCGATTGGAAAATCTTGGATGTTGACCTGAATTACAGTAAATACAGTGGTCAAGGCCTGCATTTACATTAATTGATCGGCCTTCTCCATAGCCCAAAGGAGAGCTCGCCATCATTAGACATGTTGTTAGCACCATGCTGAATGATCTCTTCCACCACTCTTTGGACTTCCAGCAGCTCTAACCTCCCTGAAGGGTACTTGAACTCTGGCTTTCTTGGCGTGTGACTGCAGGATGATGAAGCTTCGTCTTTATCGGAGGCAAGCGACCTCCGTTCTGCAACGTTCTTCCTTGCTCTCCTCTTCCAGTCTCTCAGGCTCTCGATAACCTCATCAGTGAAGATGGTTTCCTTCGTCGAGGAACCCATCTGACGAGAAACGATTCAGATGATGAACAGATGGAAGTGATAGGAAGGTTAATTCGGAGCTTCTGTACCTGAGTGACCAACGCATACAGTGGAAGCGTAACATAAGCGCACAGGAGCTGCACCAGAATGCCTACCCCAAAGCTCAAGACGACGTCCGCCACCTCTCTATGGAAGCATGACCGGAGCCCAAAGTTGTACTGCAGCATGAGCATGCCCATCATCAGCTCGAAATATAGAAGAGTCGAGTAACACTGATCATGGCCTACCCACCCATGTCCACGCGAAGAATGCCAGCTGAAAGGAGTTCTGCGATGCACAAAGGTAATCGTATCAAAATCCTATATCCTTTCACGTATGTCAAGATGACTTCAGCTTTAAACAGGACGATGAGCTCGCCTGGACTAAGATGAACTGCATGAGGTGCAGCAGCAATCGAGGTCGACCAAACCAGAAGAAGCTGTTGTCAGGTTCAACACATATTGTCCCAGGAACAACAATTGCCTGATTACTGCTCTTTAAGCACATTGTTGTTATGATGACTTCTAGCTTCGTTCCTATAACCAAAAGAATCTGCAGGCACAGAAACATTTCATCTTCTCTTAGTTATCATCACTTGTAACTCTCTGAGCACACGGAAAGCATAGTCATACCACTAAAGGAATGAAGGGAAGCCAGTAATGGCTATAAAATCCTGTTTGTccaaaaaacaaaagaagaagaaattaggTGATCAGAGAAAGCAGAGTAGTGTGGAACTCTGATCTAATTAACCGATGATGATGCTTTACCATAGGCATTGAAGAATATGAAGAACACGGCAAACATCCATATCCAGAAGCTGCAGCCAATTGAAAGTGGTGTAAAAGATCGGATTCAGCAAGCATAGAGAGTATGGTTTCAGACGAAGACCTGATACTAACAACCACTGCAAAGTCTCTGTCCACTGATCTCCGGAGGAACTTTCGGAACTCGAACTTGCAATCCTGAGAAAAATGAACCTGTTCATCAAACCAAACTCACGTTAAATATTTGGATTCGTCTTCCCCGTAAGCACCAATGGCTCGAGTATAATCTTGTCTTACCGCAATGAAACCGCGACGAAGCGAAAAATAATCGGCTTTCGAGACTGAATCAGTGAACTGTCGAAGAAAGCAGACCTACAAACAAGAAAGCAAGTGATCAGCATATGGAATTACACGAGGCTGAGGCACGGCAATAGGAATCGAACTTACCATCCACAGAAATAAATGGTGATTACTCCAAGACTTCAGATGCCGTTCTCCGAATGATGTCTGCCGTGCAAGCTTTAACCTACGAGGATCTGCATGAGAAAGAACACTGAGTACAAGGAAAGGCTTCACCTTGGAGATCATTGCTTCTTGGTTGTATCCGGTTAAGGTTCATATGTCATGTTCAAGTGTGGCATTCAAACATTACCCATATGTCTTTCATCAtgtatatacattatatataatcAGTCAAAATGCTGAGGTCAGAGTGCTCAAATAGTCCTGCAATCGGGAAAGTGAACGCTGAAGATGTAGTGAAATATCGATGATCTTTGTGAAATTACCATTCGATAACTGATGTTCCAGAGTAGTGGTTTCTTCTTCCCATGTCTTCCACCTCTTCATCTGAAGGATACAAGAGAATCCTGATGAGACAGACACTAATTCGAGcaatctttttgcttcttctgTTCTTAACAACGAACTATGAATGAAGAATACCTTGGCCTCGCCAAGAGCCAAGGTTACAAGGGAAGAAAGGATATGGAACATAGCCAGCACGATGATCAAGATCTGTAGTTGCTGAGTCCCTTGTGAGGAGAGCAGAGATATCTTGCCCTGCATGTCAAATAAGCAAGTGTTCATTCCCTTGTACGTGCATAGGCAGTGAAACATTGATCGCTCTATTGAGCCATACGTACCTTATTTTGGCAGGATTGCTCCTCGGTGAATCTGCCTGGCGGTGCAGCATCCTTGCATGGAAGAAAGGAGTCTCCCAAGCCTGCGGGGATGCAGATCTTTGAGATGGGCTGCTTAGCGACAGTCAGCAGCAAGGACATGAACCCCAGATTCCTGAGTTCTAATCACAACGACAGCCCAGGAAGAAATCCTCTTAGAGAAAATAATGGCAGCCAGCTGAAGACAACACACTCCACTCGCATGCTTCGCTAACCTGCTTTGACATGGCCGAGAGCCCGGTTAAGggtcttcctctttctcctctccagcaGCTGCCGATGAAGGCACCGACGCACGATCAGATCGGCATGAAAGCTAACAAAGAGAAGAAGCGGCAAGATTGCACTATGGATGAGCGAGAGATGCCTGACCAGAGTTAACCGGTGAAGGGCGTGCTCTATGAGAAGAGCTACACAGATCAAAACGGCGGAAACACCAGCGACAGCCCAGCTAGGAGTGGACTCGAGAGACGCTTCCGAGTTCGACATCTCGATGTAGTGGTGGCACACTAAGCTGTGGATGTTATCGGGATGCGCCTACATATTTAAAGACCTCCACTTGGGTTCatgtgctcttcttcttctttctcgatCGGTTGTCAAACAGATCTGCTGCTCGTGAGCTAAAAACGTAGGCGGCCTTATCGCCCGGAAGCTATGTCGGAGTGTTGCTTGTGGAGGTCGATCTCTCGTTGTCCAGTTGACTTGGTAGGGAACAGACGGGAAGACTGAGCCTCACGTAGAATCCTCCAAGAAGCCATCGTTTCAAGATTGGTTAAAATGACACGATTTATTGCATGCATATAAACAAAAACAAAGACGGAAAAAAAGGTcaacatatagagagagagaaatcGAAGAAGATTCAAACAAGGCTT
The window above is part of the Musa acuminata AAA Group cultivar baxijiao chromosome BXJ2-6, Cavendish_Baxijiao_AAA, whole genome shotgun sequence genome. Proteins encoded here:
- the LOC135614805 gene encoding rac-like GTP-binding protein RAC2, coding for MSTARFIKCVTVGDGAVGKTCMLISYTSNIFPTDYVPTVFDNFSANVIVDGSTVNLGLWDTAGQEDYNRLRPLSYRGADVFLLAFSLISKASYENVYKKWIPELRHYAPNVPIVLVGTKLDLREDRQFIIDHPGTTPITIAQAKELKRMIGAAVYIECSSKTQQNVKAVFDAAIKVVIYPPKPKKKSRKQRTCLIL
- the LOC103987751 gene encoding fasciclin-like arabinogalactan protein 6, with translation MPPCSLSLNSPSKAPPCALPLCPSLSSIAAARRRHDPMASSPIFVDLPTFLLLLLLTTSGLFCQATGAVAPGPKPAPLNLTGILEKGGQYGTFLRLLKETQVGEQIESQLNNSFNGLTIFAPTDNAFNNLKPGTLNSLTTQEQVSLVLYHVLPRYYTLSTFETTSNPVNTQASGSNGVYTVNITSSSNQVNVSTGVNETPVNNNLHLDFPLAVYSVDKVLLPAELFGAKPPASSPPPSVAPEKPNKGSPAADGPSASAEAAPSAASPEGRITERVLLLWVGLACMGSLL
- the LOC135614804 gene encoding MLO-like protein 6 codes for the protein MSNSEASLESTPSWAVAGVSAVLICVALLIEHALHRLTLLLERRKRKTLNRALGHVKAELRNLGFMSLLLTVAKQPISKICIPAGLGDSFLPCKDAAPPGRFTEEQSCQNKGKISLLSSQGTQQLQILIIVLAMFHILSSLVTLALGEAKMKRWKTWEEETTTLEHQLSNDPRRLKLARQTSFGERHLKSWSNHHLFLWMVCFLRQFTDSVSKADYFSLRRGFIAVHFSQDCKFEFRKFLRRSVDRDFAVVVSISFWIWMFAVFFIFFNAYGFYSHYWLPFIPLVILLVIGTKLEVIITTMCLKSSNQAIVVPGTICVEPDNSFFWFGRPRLLLHLMQFILVQNSFQLAFFAWTWYNFGLRSCFHREVADVVLSFGVGILVQLLCAYVTLPLYALVTQMGSSTKETIFTDEVIESLRDWKRRARKNVAERRSLASDKDEASSSCSHTPRKPEFKYPSGRLELLEVQRVVEEIIQHGANNMSNDGELSFGLWRRPIN